The following are from one region of the Streptomyces decoyicus genome:
- a CDS encoding glycosyltransferase family 2 protein, with protein sequence MSVHSQSAAQAASYAAATPEFPRHVVTAVIVSHDGARWLPDALGGLLGQERPVQNVIGADTGSADHSAQLLAEAIGDQRVLHLARRSGFGTAVDEAVRTAPELTPDDLPYLRRPSGWDPVSRTWRDEAYDMPELPHGEPVQWLWLLHDDCAPEPDALAELLRVADASPSTVIVGPKLRSWYDRRQLLEAGVSIARSGRRWTGLDRREQDQGQHDQVRPVLSVSTAGMLIRRDVYEELGGFDRRLPLMRDDVDLCWRAQAAGHQVLVAPDAILRHAEAAARERRPIDCVGRSVANPHRVDKAGAVYTLLTNTRGAILPYVLLRLLLGTVLRVIAYLVGKVPGQALDELAGLFGTLLRPGKILAARKKRGRPAVDTSELRPLFPPPGATVRATVEQIAGNLAGRAAPDVASAGRHGAVESGPGGDDADFLEIEQFARLKRIARKPAPVLFVLLLLVSLVACRGLLGSGALTGGAMLPAPGSVSDLWSAYLDSWHAVGVGGSASAPPYLAIVALVSSIFFGSTGFAVTLLLVCSVPLAGLTAYFASRPLVASRLLRAWGSIAYAFLPAAAGALAGGRLGTAVLAILLPLMARAAVAASGLRLPAGVRPSWRATWAYALLITFTMAFTPVVWPVAVLLGIGLLVLRFLDGSRDQLAAHGLRFLVVLLAPLVVLAPWSLSLLTQPSRFFQEAGLDYGAGSASVLDLIGLSPGGPKAVGGVLLFGIVLAALAATLRDERQRAIRTAWVVALTGLLLAALGNGSGWTGPAMLVYGLALLCAAAIGAEGIRTRMANLGFGWKQPVAVLIALASVLAPLVAAVSWMITGAAGPLERRTPEQVPAFVAEESGTADRARTLVLDGKPGHVDYSLVRGSGARLGDADLAAAAGEDKRLGGIVANLVAGSGADQTNQLGGYAVRYILVRDGAPREMGRVLDSTPGLTRLSQDDGSALWRVDRRVSRVSIVAGEAKDGTSAGEAAAPLAVPSGPVEAHTKVPDGADGRVLRLADAADEGWQATLNGTPLKPLKVDGWAQGFTLPAGGGTLDLTHENPIGHTLWLWAQGLLALVLVVLALPGRRREIDDDLPEDTAAAQAAAVTGDGRRARRLRAQAEAAGTPEAAGPGIPGARTGEQPLDPAGPMDAAVPGQGAEGVPQAVPPMEDADPYGAVPQQPSYDDWQAAQQGGPVPPAHPADQQPYAPAEPYQAGQYGQQPYPPGAPYQAADPYAADPYQAGAYDPYGYGQQQYGDGGPQHQQPYDDGTEYPGYSGSYPEPRRDGSDQQ encoded by the coding sequence CGTCATCGGCGCCGACACCGGCAGCGCGGACCACTCCGCCCAGCTGCTCGCCGAGGCCATCGGGGACCAGCGGGTGCTGCACCTCGCCCGCCGCTCCGGATTCGGCACCGCCGTCGACGAGGCCGTCCGCACGGCCCCCGAGCTCACCCCCGACGATCTGCCGTATCTGCGCCGGCCCAGCGGCTGGGACCCGGTCAGCCGGACCTGGCGCGACGAGGCGTACGACATGCCGGAGTTGCCGCACGGCGAACCGGTCCAGTGGCTGTGGCTGCTGCATGACGACTGCGCGCCCGAGCCGGACGCGCTCGCCGAGCTGCTGCGGGTCGCCGATGCCAGCCCGTCCACCGTCATCGTCGGCCCCAAGCTGCGCAGCTGGTACGACCGCCGGCAGCTGCTCGAAGCCGGGGTCAGCATCGCCCGCAGCGGCCGCCGTTGGACCGGTCTGGACCGCCGCGAACAGGACCAGGGCCAGCACGACCAGGTCCGTCCCGTGCTGTCCGTCTCCACCGCCGGCATGCTCATCCGCCGTGACGTCTACGAGGAGTTGGGCGGCTTCGACCGCCGGCTGCCGCTGATGCGCGACGACGTCGACCTGTGCTGGCGCGCCCAGGCCGCCGGACACCAGGTCCTGGTCGCGCCGGACGCGATCCTGCGGCACGCCGAGGCAGCCGCCCGCGAGCGCCGCCCCATCGACTGCGTCGGCCGCTCGGTCGCCAACCCGCACCGCGTCGACAAGGCCGGCGCCGTCTACACGCTGCTGACCAACACCCGCGGCGCGATCCTCCCGTACGTCCTGCTGCGACTGCTGCTCGGCACCGTCCTGCGGGTCATCGCCTACCTCGTCGGCAAGGTCCCGGGCCAGGCGCTCGACGAACTCGCCGGGCTCTTCGGCACCCTGCTGCGGCCCGGCAAGATCCTCGCCGCACGCAAGAAGAGAGGCCGCCCCGCGGTCGACACGAGCGAGCTGCGGCCGCTCTTCCCGCCACCGGGCGCGACCGTGCGGGCCACCGTCGAGCAGATCGCCGGCAACCTCGCCGGGCGGGCCGCACCGGATGTGGCCTCGGCCGGCCGGCACGGCGCGGTCGAATCCGGGCCCGGCGGCGACGACGCCGACTTCCTGGAGATCGAGCAGTTCGCCCGGCTCAAGCGGATCGCCCGCAAGCCCGCACCGGTGCTCTTCGTCCTGCTGCTGCTGGTCTCCCTGGTCGCCTGCCGCGGACTGCTCGGCTCCGGCGCGCTGACCGGCGGTGCGATGCTGCCCGCGCCCGGCAGCGTGTCCGACCTGTGGTCGGCGTATCTCGACAGCTGGCATGCGGTCGGGGTCGGCGGCAGCGCCTCCGCGCCGCCCTACCTGGCGATCGTCGCCCTGGTGTCGAGCATCTTCTTCGGCAGCACCGGCTTCGCCGTGACCCTGCTGCTGGTCTGCTCCGTCCCGCTGGCCGGCCTCACCGCCTACTTCGCCTCCCGCCCGCTGGTCGCCTCCCGGCTGCTGCGGGCCTGGGGGAGCATCGCGTACGCCTTCCTGCCCGCGGCCGCCGGTGCGCTGGCCGGCGGCCGGCTGGGCACCGCGGTGCTCGCCATCCTGTTGCCGCTGATGGCGCGTGCCGCCGTCGCGGCGAGCGGTCTGCGGCTGCCGGCGGGCGTGCGGCCCAGCTGGCGCGCCACCTGGGCGTATGCGCTGCTAATCACCTTCACCATGGCCTTCACCCCGGTCGTCTGGCCGGTCGCGGTGCTGCTCGGCATCGGGCTGCTGGTGCTGCGCTTCCTGGATGGCAGCCGCGATCAGCTGGCCGCCCACGGGCTGCGCTTCCTGGTCGTGCTCCTCGCCCCGCTCGTCGTGCTCGCCCCCTGGTCGCTGTCGCTGCTGACCCAGCCGTCCCGCTTCTTCCAGGAAGCCGGGCTCGACTACGGCGCCGGCTCCGCCTCCGTGCTCGACCTCATCGGCCTCAGCCCCGGCGGCCCCAAGGCCGTCGGCGGGGTGCTGCTCTTCGGCATCGTCCTGGCCGCGCTCGCCGCGACGCTGCGCGACGAGCGGCAGCGCGCGATCCGTACCGCCTGGGTGGTGGCCCTGACCGGGCTGCTGCTCGCGGCGCTGGGCAACGGCTCCGGCTGGACCGGGCCCGCGATGCTCGTCTACGGCCTGGCGCTGCTGTGCGCCGCCGCGATCGGCGCCGAGGGCATCCGCACCCGGATGGCCAACCTCGGCTTCGGCTGGAAGCAGCCGGTCGCCGTGCTGATCGCGCTGGCGTCCGTGCTCGCCCCGCTCGTCGCCGCGGTCAGCTGGATGATCACCGGCGCGGCCGGACCGCTGGAACGGCGCACCCCGGAGCAGGTCCCGGCCTTCGTCGCCGAGGAGTCCGGCACCGCCGACCGGGCCCGCACCCTGGTCCTCGACGGCAAGCCGGGCCATGTCGACTACTCCCTCGTCCGCGGCTCCGGCGCCCGGCTCGGTGACGCCGATCTGGCCGCCGCGGCGGGCGAGGACAAGCGGCTCGGCGGCATCGTCGCCAACCTCGTGGCCGGCTCCGGCGCCGACCAGACCAACCAGCTCGGCGGCTACGCGGTGCGCTACATCCTGGTCAGGGACGGGGCGCCGCGCGAAATGGGCCGGGTGCTCGACTCGACCCCGGGGCTGACCCGGCTCAGCCAGGACGACGGCAGCGCCCTGTGGCGTGTCGACCGGCGGGTCTCGCGGGTCTCGATCGTCGCGGGCGAGGCCAAGGACGGCACCAGCGCGGGCGAGGCCGCCGCGCCCCTCGCCGTACCGTCCGGCCCCGTCGAGGCGCACACCAAGGTGCCCGACGGCGCCGACGGCCGGGTGCTGCGCCTCGCGGACGCCGCCGACGAGGGCTGGCAGGCCACGCTCAACGGCACCCCGCTCAAGCCGCTGAAGGTCGACGGCTGGGCCCAGGGCTTCACGCTCCCCGCGGGCGGCGGCACCCTCGACCTCACCCACGAGAACCCGATCGGCCACACCCTCTGGCTGTGGGCGCAGGGGCTGCTCGCCCTCGTCCTGGTGGTCCTGGCGCTGCCGGGCCGCCGCCGGGAGATCGACGACGACCTGCCCGAGGACACGGCCGCCGCGCAGGCTGCCGCGGTCACCGGCGACGGCCGCCGGGCGCGGCGTCTGCGGGCGCAGGCCGAGGCCGCAGGCACCCCCGAGGCGGCCGGGCCCGGCATCCCCGGGGCCCGGACGGGCGAGCAGCCGCTCGACCCGGCCGGCCCGATGGACGCGGCGGTCCCCGGCCAGGGGGCCGAGGGCGTGCCGCAGGCCGTTCCGCCCATGGAGGACGCCGACCCGTACGGCGCGGTGCCGCAGCAGCCGTCGTACGACGACTGGCAGGCCGCCCAGCAGGGCGGGCCCGTCCCCCCGGCCCACCCGGCCGACCAGCAGCCCTACGCGCCCGCCGAGCCCTACCAGGCCGGGCAGTACGGCCAGCAGCCCTACCCGCCGGGCGCTCCCTACCAAGCCGCCGACCCGTACGCCGCGGACCCCTACCAGGCGGGCGCCTACGACCCGTACGGGTACGGGCAGCAGCAGTACGGCGACGGCGGACCGCAGCACCAGCAGCCCTACGACGACGGCACCGAGTACCCGGGGTACTCCGGCTCCTACCCCGAGCCGCGCCGTGACGGGAGCGACCAGCAG